A portion of the Lolium rigidum isolate FL_2022 chromosome 1, APGP_CSIRO_Lrig_0.1, whole genome shotgun sequence genome contains these proteins:
- the LOC124685072 gene encoding F-box/LRR-repeat MAX2 homolog, whose product MAEGPSPLLDLPEPLLLHILGFLSDARSRHRAALSCSRLLAAERLTRAAMSLRGDPRTLEFLVLPPGFRFPALRRLDLSLISPWGHPLLSSAASPSTYTTNTDPHHHHHNPDEIAERNTYIAARLAHYFPAVSSLAVYCRDPSTLEALAPRWSRTLHTVKLVRWHQRPLNLPAGADLDPILRTCPALTALDLSDFYCWTEDILPALAAHPSAAAALTDLDLGLAGAGNGFLATDLAAIARCCPNLRKLVAPCVFNPRYDDSVGDDALRSLASSCPRLTLLRLSEPFEPASAAQREQAGVTALGLIAFFDALPELEDLTLDLQHDVLEAAPAMEALARRCPRVRFLTLGCFQGLCKAAWVHLDGVSVCGGLESLRMKNCQDLTDASLAAIGRGCGRLAKFAVQGCDLVTSAGIRKLASALRSTLKEVSVLQCRFLNTAACLTALNPIRDRIESLEISCDWEEVEEEPANAANGCHHEDHEPANAANGVNGCDHEDEDETAETSYESASKKCRYMEELDNFSSWEMLRSLSLWLAAGQQLNPLISAGLDSCPLLEEISIKVEGDLRTCSRPSPVSVFGLSDLGAFQVLSKMKLDLSEAVGYALTAPTGHMDLAQWERFYLSGIESLENLYELDYWPPQDRDVNQRSLSLPAVALFQRSLGLRKLFVHGTTHEHFLSFFLKMPNLRDMQLREDYYPAPENDMMITEMRPESWLRFEVQLNNQPIPN is encoded by the coding sequence atggcggaggggccgtcgcccCTCCtggacctgccggagccgctgctgCTGCACATCCTGGGCTTCCTCTCCGACGCGCGGTCGCGGCACCGGGCCGCGCTCTCCTGCAGCCGGCTCCTCGCGGCGGAGCGCCTCACGCGGGCGGCGATGTCGCTGCGCGGGGACCCGCGCACGCTCGAGTTCCTCGTCCTCCCGCCGGGCTTCCGCTTCCCGGCGCTCCGCCGCCTCGACCTCTCCCTCATCTCGCCCTGGGGCCACCCGCtgctctcctccgccgcctccccctccaccTACACCACCAACACcgacccccaccaccaccaccacaaccccGACGAGATCGCCGAGCGAAACACCTACATCGCCGCCCGCCTCGCGCACTACTTCCCCGCCGTGTCCTCCCTCGCCGTCTACTGCCGCGACCCCTCAACCCTCGAGGCCCTCGCCCCCCGCTGGTCCCGCACCCTCCACACCGTCAAGCTCGTGCGCTGGCACCAGCGGCCCCTGAACCTCCCCGCGGGCGCGGATCTCGACCCCATCCTCCGCACCTGCCCGGCCCTCACCGCGCTCGACCTCTCCGACTTCTACTGCTGGACGGAGGACATCCTCCCGGCGCTCGCCGCACACCCCTCGGCCGCCGCGGCCCTCACCGACCTCGACCTCGGCCTCGCGGGCGCCGGCAACGGGTTCCTCGCCACCGACCTCGCCGCCATCGCGCGCTGCTGCCCGAACCTCCGCAAGCTCGTCGCGCCCTGCGTGTTCAACCCGCGCTACGACGACTCCGTCGGCGACGACGCGCTGCGGTCCCTCGCCTCCAGCTGCCCGCGGCTCACGCTCCTGCGCCTCAGCGAGCCCTTCGAGCCGGCGTCCGCCGCCCAGCGGGAGCAGGCGGGCGTCACCGCTCTAGGGTTGATCGCCTTCTTCGATGCGCTCCCTGAGTTGGAGGATCTCACGCTCGACCTCCAGCACGACGTGCTCGAGGCGGCGCCCGCGATGGAGGCGCTTGCTCGCAGGTGCCCGCGGGTCAGGTTCCTCACGCTGGGGTGCTTCCAGGGGCTCTGCAAGGCCGCCTGGGTGCATCTCGACGGTGTTTCTGTTTGTGGCGGTCTGGAGTCACTTCGCATGAAGAATTGCCAGGATCTCACCGACGCCAGCCTTGCGGCCATCGGCCGCGGCTGCGGGAGGCTTGCCAAGTTCGCCGTCCAAGGATGCGACCTTGTCACGTCGGCTGGGATCAGGAAGCTCGCTTCGGCTCTCCGGTCTACGCTCAAGGAGGTCAGCGTCTTGCAGTGCCGGTTTCTCAACACCGCGGCGTGTCTCACTGCTCTGAATCCGATCCGTGATCGGATCGAGAGTCTTGAGATCAGCTGTGACTGGGAGGAAGTTGAAGAAGAGCCTGCCAATGCAGCCAACGGATGTCATCATGAGGATCATGAGCCTGCCAATGCAGCCAACGGCGTCAACGGATGTGATCACGAGGATGAGGATGAGACTGCTGAAACGTCATATGAGTCTGCGTCCAAGAAATGCAGGTACATGGAGGAATTGGACAATTTTAGTAGCTGGGAGATGCTCCGATCACTCTCGCTCTGGTTGGCGGCGGGCCAGCAACTCAACCCGCTCATTTCTGCTGGGCTCGATAGCTGCCCGTTGCTTGAGGAGATATCAATCAAGGTGGAGGGCGATCTCCGGACATGTTCACGACCTTCTCCGGTGTCGGTTTTCGGCTTGAGCGACCTTGGAGCCTTCCAGGTGCTGTCCAAGATGAAATTGGACCTCAGTGAGGCGGTCGGTTATGCACTCACCGCGCCGACGGGGCACATGGATCTTGCACAGTGGGAGCGGTTTTACTTGAGTGGCATCGAATCTCTTGAGAATTTGTATGAGCTGGACTACTGGCCTCCCCAAGACAGGGATGTGAACCAGAGGAGCCTGTCACTGCCGGCGGTCGCGCTGTTCCAGCGCTCCCTCGGGCTCAGGAAGCTCTTTGTCCATGGCACCACACACGAGCACTTCTTGAGCTTCTTCCTGAAAATGCCAAACTTGCGCGACATGCAGTTAAGGGAGGACTACTATCCAGCACCGGAGAATGATATGATGATCACGGAGATGCGGCCTGAATCTTGGCTCCGGTTTGAGGTGCAGCTGAACAACCAGCCCATTCCTAATTAA
- the LOC124705437 gene encoding probable thiol methyltransferase 2 has product MHALSRPVLSRARPLLLAAAMGSSSGRDPSGHPAVGRLRELFRGGGDAADGWEKSWESGITPWDFGKPTPVIEHLAKSGTLPNGRALVPGCGMGYDVVSLASPERFVVGLEISNIATEKAKQWSSSLPNADRFTFLVADFFKWKPSEPFDLIFDYMFFCALDPSLRLAWAETVSRLLKPDGELITLIYLISDQEGGPPYNNTVADYQKVLEPLGFKAVSMEDNELAIKPRKGYEKLGRWKRCCGPQSSL; this is encoded by the exons ATGCACGCGCTGTCTCGCCCCGTCCTCTCGCGCGCGCGGCCGCTGCTGCTGGCGGCGGCGATGGGGTCGTCGTCGGGGAGGGACCCGAGCGGGCACCCGGCGGTGGGGAGGCTCCGGGAGCTCTTCCGGGGAGGCGGCGACGCGGCGG ATGGCTGGGAGAAGTCCTGGGAATCTGGAATAACCCCATGGGATTTTGGGAAGCCGACGCCGGTCATCGAACACCTCGCCAAATCAGGAACTCTACCGAAcggaagggctttggtcccgggATGCGGCATG GGATATGATGTGGTCTCTCTGGCAAGCCCTGAGCGATTTGTTGTTGGCTTAGAAATTTCTAATATAGCTACCGAGAAAGCTAAGCAG TGGTCATCATCTTTGCCAAATGCAGATCGGTTTACATTTCTAGTTGCTGATTTCTTCAAGTGGAAACCAAGTGAACCATTTGACCTTATTTTCGACTATAT GTTCTTTTGTGCACTCGATCCAAGCTTGAGGCTGGCTTGGGCAGAGACAGTTAGTCGCCTTCTGAAACCAGATGGAGAGCTTATCACCTTGATATATTTG ATCAGTGATCAAGAAGGGGGGCCACCATACAATAATACAGTTGCTGA CTATCAGAAGGTACTGGAACCATTGGGTTTCAAGGCTGTTAGTATGGAAGACAATGAGCTCGCTATTAAACCGCGCAAG GGTTACGAGAAACTTGGAAGGTGGAAGAGGTGCTGTGGGCCGCAATCTTCTCTATGA
- the LOC124669500 gene encoding proteasome subunit beta type-5-like: protein MRLDTSALDNHFAAAAGNEFSGILATDNLPSLEFPEVATCNDFDGFQKATKEMLNHKKGTTTLAFIFDKGVIVAADSRASMGGYISSQTVRKIIEINPYMLGTMAGGAADCQFWHRNLGVKCRLHELANKRRISIAGSSKTLANILYSYRGMGLSIGTMIAGFDETGPGLYYVDSEGARLKGTRFSVGSGSLYAYGILDEGYKFNMPIEEAAELARRAIYHATHRDGASGGCVSVYYVGPDGWKKLSGDDVGELHYQYNPVQEAFVEQQMAEVPAA from the exons ATGAGGCTGGACACCTCCGCCCTCGACAAccacttcgccgccgccgccggcaacgaGTTTAGCGGGATCCTCGCCACCGACAACCTGCCCTCCCTCGAGTTCCCCGAGGTCGCCACCTGCAACGAT TTCGACGGGTTCCAGAAGGCGACCAAGGAGATGCTGAACCACAAGAAGGGGACGACCACGCTCGCCTTCATCTTCGACAAGGGCGTCATCGTCGCCGCCGACTCCCGTGCCAGCATGGGCGGGTACATAT CTTCTCAAACTGTGAGGAAAATCATCGAGATAAATCCCTACATGCTGGGAACGATGGCTGGAGGGGCTGCTGATTGCCAGTTTTGGCACAGAAACTTGGGTGTCAAG TGCCGGCTCCATGAGCTCGCGAACAAGCGAAGGATCTCTATTGCTGGTTCTTCAAAGACATTGGCCAATATCCTTTATTCATATCGCGGGATGGGTCTTTCAATCGGTACAATGATAGCTGGATTTGATGAAACA GGTCCGGGCTTGTACTATGTTGATAGTGAGGGTGCAAGGCTTAAGGGAACCCGGTTCTCTGTTGGTTCTGGTTCTCTATATGCTTATGGTATCTTGGATGAGGG TTACAAATTCAACATGCCAATTGAGGAAGCTGCTGAGTTAGCTCGGCGGGCTATCTATCATGCAACACACCGTGACGGTGCAAGTGGGGGCTGTGTTAGTG TCTACTACGTTGGCCCTGATGGATGGAAGAAGCTCTCAGGAGATGATGTCGGGGAGCTGCACTACCAGTACAACCCAGTTCAGGAAGCTTTTGTCGAACAGCAAATGGCCGAGGTCCCTGCTGCATGA
- the LOC124705445 gene encoding uncharacterized protein LOC124705445 has translation MTRRRSGRRAGRRVEAARRDERAPAAPPHYGDVERRLIEEVLYLHSLWRSGPPTPALHPGGGSFATHVRADRRKRRRLERRAEPADPGPDWPLAPSPPASASPGPWPDAPSSSSPTQQPPPPEPSPARLAQRAALRAAEEFFSGNASESDDDDEEGSESEDAGDAAAGFFVGLFERDAELRGYYERSYEEGEFVCIGCAGRKARRGRVRRFRDCVGLVQHARAATRCGRPRAHRALASAVCRVLGWDIDRLPSIVIDPRGTLGQALLARESAAAAAAPAHETEENVDSMENGNEDAAKEDGGLGKKSSSSSDKEDDVDSGMNDSPLRAGAATKEDVETMKSGTSSNGNDREAHEQENVTETAEKDDTDPLGSKDTPMELRKSVQEEEGAIDNKQDMGDICNVKVETNSSKEEAATENKHEHTNNIFGTGDGDIGSPGHNLIDSTKS, from the exons ATGACGCGCCGACGCTCAGGACGACGAGCGGGCCGTCGCGTGGAGGCAGCCCGCCGCGACGAGCGCGCCCCCGCCGCCCCGCCGCATTACGGGGACGTCGAGCGCCGCCTCATCGAGGAGGTGCTCTACCTCCACTCGCTCTGGCGCTCCGGCCCACCCACCCCCGCCCTGCACCCCGGGGGCGGATCCTTCGCCACCCATGTCCGCGCCGACCGGCGGAAGCGCCGCAGGCTCGAGCGCCGCGCCGAGCCCGCAGACCCGGGCCCAGATTGGCCCCTCGCGCCCTCCCCGCCGGCCTCCGCATCGCCCGGCCCCTGGCCCgacgccccctcctcctcctcccccacgcAGCAGCCTCCACCGCCGGAGCCTTCCCCCGCCCGGCTCGCGCAGCGCGCCGCCCTCCGCGCCGCGGAGGAGTTCTTCTCCGGGAACGCCtccgagagcgacgacgacgacgaggaggggtCCGAGTCGGAGGATGCCGGGGACGCGGCGGCGGGGTTCTTCGTGGGGCTGTTCGAGCGGGACGCCGAGCTCCGGGGCTACTACGAGCGGAGCTACGAGGAAGGGGAGTTCGTCTGCATCGGTTGCGCGGGGAGGAAGGCGAGGAGGGGCAGGGTCAGGAGGTTCCGGGACTGCGTCGGCCTCGTGCAGCACGCGCGCGCCGCCACGCGCTGCGGGAGGCCGCGGGCGCACCGCGCGCTCGCCTCCGCCGTCTGCCGCGTGCTCGGCTGGGACATCGATAGGCTGCCCAGCATCGTCATCGACCCCCGCGGCACGCTCGGGCAGGCTCTGCTTGCCAGggagagcgccgccgccgccgctgcccccgcTCACGAGACAGAG GAGAATGTCGATAGTATGGAGAATGGCAACGAGGATGCAGCCAAG GAGGATGGTGGTTTGGGGAAGAAGAGCTCCTCCTCGAGTGATAAGGAG GATGACGTTGATAGCGGGATGAATGATAGCCCCTTGAGGGCCGGGGCTGCAACAAAG GAGGACGTTGAGACAATGAAGAGCGGCACTTCAAGTAATGGCAATGATAGAGAGGCTCATGAGCAAGAGAATGTCACAGAAACGGCGGAAAAG GATGATACAGACCCATTGGGCTCCAAAGACACACCTATGGAGCTCCGTAAATCTGTCCAGGAG GAAGAAGGTGCTATTGATAATAAACAGGATATGGGGGACATTTGTAATGTCAAGGTTGAAACCAATTCATCGAAG GAAGAAGCTGCTACAGAGAATAAGCACGAGCATACTAACAACATTTTTGGTACTGGAGATGGTGATATTGGTAGCCCAGGACACAATTTAATTGACTCAACAAAG AGCTGA